A window of Bacteroidota bacterium contains these coding sequences:
- a CDS encoding glyceraldehyde-3-phosphate dehydrogenase — translation MIKKSTYESELGSWIEQEKAAIDLIKAVGDLWFEKSVELIIFRNQLIDRSSSEIMNLHLYAKQMVKQPITIFDTAMLANELLKLNLAPSRIDIGRLCSEWLNEKANYKTAGDFVGKKLEDFIGKEKSKLKPKDVVLYGFGRIGRLAAREIIAQAGKGMQLRLRAIVTRSNSNEDITKRADLLKTDSVHGPFPGTIIEDLENKALIINGHTVKMIAAKNPDEIDYESYGITNALLIDNTGVARDRAGLSKHLKSKGISKVLLTAPGKGDIPNVVYGINQSKLEIEKEQVFSAASCTTNAIIPVLKVIEESLGINHGHIETIHSYTNDQNLLDNYHPKHRRGRSAALNMVITETGAGSAITKVLPVLKGKLTANSVRVPTPNVSLAILALTVKKETDKETVNEILKNAALKGDLVEQIQYYYSNELVSSDVIGNPCASVFDSQSTLVSEDKQSIVLYVWYDNEYGYTRQVIRLAKYIAEVIPLRYY, via the coding sequence ATGATAAAGAAAAGCACTTACGAAAGCGAACTGGGCTCATGGATAGAACAGGAAAAAGCAGCAATTGATCTTATTAAAGCCGTTGGCGACTTGTGGTTTGAAAAATCTGTTGAACTTATTATCTTCCGTAATCAGCTTATTGACAGAAGTTCGAGCGAGATCATGAACCTTCACCTGTATGCCAAGCAAATGGTAAAGCAGCCTATTACCATTTTTGATACTGCTATGCTGGCTAATGAATTATTAAAACTCAACCTTGCCCCTTCCCGTATTGATATCGGCCGCCTTTGCAGTGAGTGGCTAAACGAAAAAGCTAATTATAAAACAGCAGGCGACTTTGTCGGAAAAAAGTTAGAAGACTTTATCGGCAAAGAAAAAAGTAAATTAAAACCTAAAGATGTTGTGTTATACGGATTTGGACGTATTGGACGTTTAGCGGCACGTGAAATTATAGCACAGGCCGGCAAGGGAATGCAGCTTCGTCTAAGGGCCATTGTTACACGCTCAAACTCCAATGAAGATATTACCAAACGCGCCGACCTGTTAAAAACAGATTCTGTACATGGCCCTTTCCCCGGAACTATTATTGAGGATCTGGAAAACAAAGCCCTGATCATAAACGGACATACCGTTAAAATGATCGCGGCGAAAAACCCTGATGAGATTGATTACGAATCCTATGGTATTACGAATGCTCTGTTGATTGACAATACAGGCGTGGCACGCGATCGCGCAGGCTTATCCAAACACCTGAAATCGAAAGGTATCAGTAAGGTGTTGTTAACGGCTCCTGGCAAAGGTGATATTCCCAATGTTGTTTATGGCATTAATCAATCGAAACTTGAAATAGAAAAAGAGCAGGTTTTCTCAGCCGCAAGTTGCACAACCAACGCTATTATTCCTGTGCTAAAAGTAATTGAAGAAAGCCTGGGTATTAACCACGGACATATAGAAACCATTCACTCCTATACCAACGACCAAAACCTGCTGGATAACTATCATCCCAAGCATCGCAGGGGCCGTTCGGCTGCATTGAACATGGTTATTACCGAAACTGGTGCAGGAAGCGCTATTACAAAGGTACTGCCCGTTTTAAAAGGTAAACTGACAGCTAATTCTGTTCGTGTCCCTACCCCAAATGTTTCATTGGCTATACTTGCTCTCACAGTAAAAAAGGAAACGGACAAAGAAACCGTGAATGAAATTTTAAAAAATGCCGCACTCAAGGGCGACCTTGTAGAGCAAATTCAATATTACTACAGCAACGAACTCGTTTCATCCGACGTGATCGGAAACCCCTGCGCTTCTGTATTCGACAGCCAGTCTACTCTTGTCAGCGAGGACAAACAAAGCATTGTGCTTTATGTTTGGTATGATAACGAATATGGTTACACCCGCCAGGTGATCAGATTGGCAAAATATATTGCAGAGGTGATTCCGTTGAGGTATTATTGA